The following proteins come from a genomic window of Iamia sp. SCSIO 61187:
- a CDS encoding NADH:flavin oxidoreductase, with protein sequence MSDPGGALRAATPFRLGPLTLRNRITKAATFEGVMPKGQVTDELVEFHRRVARGGAALTTVAYCAVAPGGRVQRHTLVMDDRTVDPLRQLTDAVHDEGALVSAQLGHAGLVANVRSNRRPTLAPSPRVSGPAMTLVRGATRAQLDEVVGQFRRAASVAVRAGFDAVEIHLGHGYLLSSFLSPDLNRRCDDYGGPIEARSRFPRRVVAAVRDEVGDAIAVTAKLGMVDGPADGLAIEDSLVVARLLEGDGHLDALQLTAGSSLRDSMFLFRGDVPLDEMVAAQSPLVGVGLRLVSRRMFPHYPFEEAYLLPLARQVRDTVRMPLTLLGGINRIDTIESALGEGFDLVAMGRALLIDPDLPRKLLDGAVAEGSCIHCNRCMPTIYSGTRCVITHPEVPERPHPVAAST encoded by the coding sequence ATGAGCGACCCGGGCGGTGCGCTGCGGGCGGCGACGCCGTTCCGGCTGGGGCCGCTGACGCTGCGGAACCGGATCACCAAGGCGGCCACGTTCGAGGGCGTCATGCCCAAGGGGCAGGTCACCGACGAGCTGGTCGAGTTCCACCGTCGCGTCGCCCGGGGCGGAGCCGCCCTGACGACGGTGGCCTACTGCGCCGTCGCCCCCGGGGGCCGCGTCCAGCGCCACACCCTGGTGATGGACGACCGCACCGTCGACCCGCTGCGGCAGCTCACCGACGCCGTCCACGACGAGGGCGCGCTGGTCTCGGCCCAGCTCGGCCACGCCGGCCTGGTCGCCAACGTCCGCTCCAACCGGCGGCCGACCCTCGCCCCCAGTCCCCGCGTCAGCGGCCCGGCCATGACCCTCGTGCGGGGGGCGACGCGGGCGCAGCTCGACGAGGTGGTCGGCCAGTTCCGGCGGGCGGCGTCGGTCGCGGTGCGGGCCGGGTTCGACGCCGTCGAGATCCACCTCGGTCACGGCTACCTGCTCAGCTCGTTCCTGAGCCCCGACCTCAACCGCCGCTGCGACGACTACGGCGGACCCATCGAGGCCCGCAGCCGCTTCCCCCGTCGGGTGGTGGCGGCCGTGCGCGACGAGGTGGGCGACGCCATCGCCGTGACCGCCAAGCTCGGGATGGTCGACGGCCCGGCCGACGGCCTGGCCATCGAGGACAGCCTCGTCGTGGCCCGGCTGCTCGAGGGCGACGGCCACCTCGACGCCCTCCAGCTGACGGCGGGCAGCTCGCTCCGGGACTCGATGTTCCTGTTCCGGGGCGACGTGCCCCTCGACGAGATGGTGGCGGCCCAGTCGCCGCTCGTCGGGGTCGGGCTGCGGCTCGTCAGCCGGAGGATGTTCCCGCACTACCCCTTCGAGGAGGCGTACCTGCTCCCGCTCGCCCGGCAGGTCCGGGACACGGTCCGCATGCCGCTGACGCTGCTCGGGGGCATCAACCGGATCGACACCATCGAGTCGGCCCTGGGCGAGGGCTTCGACCTGGTGGCCATGGGCCGGGCCCTGCTCATCGACCCCGACCTCCCCCGGAAGCTGCTCGACGGGGCCGTGGCCGAGGGGTCGTGCATCCACTGCAACCGGTGCATGCCCACGATCTACAGCGGCACCCGCTGCGTCATCACCCACCCCGAGGTGCCCGAGCGCCCCCACCCGGTGGCGGCGTCGACCTGA
- a CDS encoding GH1 family beta-glucosidase: MTELRREDFGDDFTWGVAHAAYQVEGAWDADDKGPSIWDTFTHGGGRVFDKTNGDVATDFYHRYPEDLALVRAMGFDAQRFSISWPRVLPDGVGRVSTKGLDFYSRVVDTCLELGIEPWVTLYHWDLPEALHRRGGWANRDSVEWFGELADAVVGRLGDRVTRWMVFNEPGTFLPFGYLLGGHAPGVRSLRRFQAAVHHVGLAQGRGAAAIRAAAPGASVGTTHIFTPPDVAGDRPRHRRAARAFDAAMNRVYVEPSLGLGYPMDDAPLLRGIERYVRGSDEADLVVDWDFLGVQYYQRFAVAAAPVPGLRFVPLFRKDHKRFDITAMGWEVDPTGLSDVLRTVHGYGKVPELFVTENGAAYPDHLVDGRVHDVRRTAYYRDHLAEVARARREGVPVHGYFCWSYCDNFEWAAGLRPRFGLVHVDYETQRRTVKDSGYWFSRLLGGTVTPG; the protein is encoded by the coding sequence GTGACGGAGCTGCGACGCGAGGACTTCGGGGACGACTTCACCTGGGGGGTGGCCCACGCCGCCTACCAGGTCGAGGGGGCGTGGGACGCCGACGACAAGGGCCCGTCGATCTGGGACACCTTCACCCACGGCGGCGGCCGCGTGTTCGACAAGACCAACGGCGACGTGGCGACGGACTTCTACCACCGCTACCCCGAGGACCTGGCCCTGGTGAGGGCCATGGGGTTCGACGCCCAGCGCTTCTCGATCTCGTGGCCCCGCGTCCTGCCCGACGGGGTGGGCCGGGTCAGCACCAAGGGGCTCGACTTCTACTCGCGGGTGGTCGACACGTGCCTCGAGCTCGGGATCGAGCCGTGGGTGACGCTGTACCACTGGGACCTGCCCGAGGCCCTGCACCGCCGGGGCGGGTGGGCGAACCGGGACAGCGTCGAGTGGTTCGGCGAGCTGGCTGACGCCGTCGTCGGGCGCCTCGGTGACCGGGTCACCCGGTGGATGGTGTTCAACGAGCCCGGCACGTTCCTGCCCTTCGGGTACCTCCTCGGCGGGCACGCGCCCGGCGTCCGCAGCCTGCGCCGCTTCCAGGCCGCCGTCCACCACGTCGGCCTGGCCCAGGGGCGCGGGGCGGCCGCCATCCGGGCCGCCGCCCCGGGGGCGTCGGTCGGCACCACCCACATCTTCACCCCACCCGACGTGGCCGGCGACCGTCCCCGCCACCGGCGCGCCGCCCGGGCCTTCGACGCGGCCATGAACCGGGTCTACGTCGAGCCCAGCCTCGGCCTGGGCTACCCCATGGACGACGCCCCCCTCCTGCGGGGCATCGAGCGGTACGTCCGGGGCAGCGACGAGGCGGACCTCGTCGTCGACTGGGACTTCCTGGGCGTGCAGTACTACCAGCGCTTCGCGGTGGCGGCCGCGCCCGTGCCGGGCCTCCGGTTCGTCCCGCTGTTCCGCAAGGACCACAAGCGCTTCGACATCACCGCCATGGGGTGGGAGGTCGACCCGACCGGCCTGTCCGACGTGCTGAGGACCGTCCACGGCTACGGCAAGGTGCCCGAGCTGTTCGTCACCGAGAACGGCGCCGCCTACCCCGACCACCTGGTCGACGGGCGGGTGCACGACGTCCGCCGGACCGCCTACTACCGCGACCACCTCGCCGAGGTGGCGAGGGCCCGGCGCGAGGGCGTCCCGGTGCACGGCTACTTCTGCTGGTCGTACTGCGACAACTTCGAGTGGGCTGCCGGCCTGCGCCCCCGCTTCGGGCTCGTCCACGTCGACTACGAGACCCAGCGGCGCACGGTGAAGGACTCGGGCTACTGGTTCAGCCGGCTCCTGGGCGGCACCGTCACGCCGGGCTGA
- a CDS encoding TIGR03619 family F420-dependent LLM class oxidoreductase — protein MPARIHLTLPSFGGWADGDWGRVLDLARAAEAAGMDGVVVPDHVAIGPRTDRYPAGPFPLPVDAPWLDPLTMLTAVAAVTERLRLGTGVLIGPARPPVVLAKTVATLDVLSGGRVDLGVGTGWQREELEAAGIPWAERGQRLTDGITACRALWEGDGPVTVDLPTVAFTELRSAPAPLQRPLPVLFSGTLHARNRHRIVELGDGWIPIMGATVADVRAGAAELRTAFSAAGRDPDALRVRAPVDADLASVTDLVAAGVTDLVVNLRHAGGDPGRLPDLVSQVQALSPA, from the coding sequence GTGCCGGCGCGGATCCACCTGACCCTCCCGTCGTTCGGAGGGTGGGCGGACGGGGACTGGGGACGGGTGCTCGACCTGGCCCGGGCGGCCGAGGCCGCGGGGATGGACGGCGTCGTCGTGCCCGACCACGTGGCCATCGGGCCCCGGACCGACCGCTACCCCGCCGGGCCGTTCCCGCTGCCGGTCGACGCGCCCTGGCTCGACCCCCTGACCATGCTCACCGCGGTGGCGGCCGTGACCGAGCGACTGCGGCTCGGGACGGGCGTGCTGATCGGGCCGGCGCGCCCGCCGGTCGTGCTGGCCAAGACCGTGGCCACGCTCGACGTGCTCTCGGGAGGACGGGTCGACCTCGGTGTCGGCACCGGGTGGCAGCGGGAGGAGCTCGAGGCCGCCGGGATCCCCTGGGCGGAGCGGGGCCAGCGGCTCACCGACGGCATCACCGCGTGCCGGGCCCTGTGGGAGGGCGACGGGCCGGTGACGGTCGACCTCCCCACGGTGGCCTTCACCGAGCTCCGCAGCGCGCCGGCACCGCTCCAGCGCCCGCTGCCGGTCCTGTTCTCGGGCACCCTCCACGCCCGCAACCGGCACCGGATCGTCGAGCTGGGCGACGGCTGGATCCCGATCATGGGGGCGACCGTCGCCGACGTCCGTGCCGGCGCGGCCGAGCTCCGCACCGCCTTCTCCGCCGCCGGCCGCGACCCGGACGCGCTGCGGGTCCGGGCTCCCGTCGACGCCGACCTGGCGTCGGTCACCGACCTCGTCGCCGCCGGCGTCACCGACCTGGTGGTGAACCTCCGCCACGCCGGCGGCGACCCGGGCCGCCTTCCGGACCTGGTGTCGCAGGTGCAGGCCCTCAGCCCGGCGTGA
- a CDS encoding DUF1501 domain-containing protein — MPDLEYEEIQELLSLPADAIPGQVARRRFLQGALAAAAGTALLPSWMDRMAAAATPIAATDGVLVVLQLGGGNDGMSMVVPTSDHPDHGRYRTARGNLAVTAPLTLGDGLGLNPRLPKLKARYDAGQVAVVRGVGQTTSDFSHFSSTATWMAGTAGSSRATGWLGRWLDGVPESAGGLRALQVGPSVPLHMRGRTSVVTAMDTGGSIYGADQREAWQKPVYDAIAAMGAGTTGRGRLADLVADVGADAMALATRLAPVYSPTLPSGPLRPDLTLAARLINADLGLRVLSCSHGPYDLHDGMGWGYPNLLAQLDDSIDAFFQALAPAVRDQVTLMTFSEFGRTVRTNGSGGTDHGTAAPQLVIGGNVKGGLYGAQPRLDDLTRGGDLKVHVDLRSYYASVIDGWLAGGSSTVLGATYEDLRLFRATPGGPSTPPPTTPNPWRPFPDAATLVRQQYLDLLGRVGEADGVAFWTGQLTSGARSIPWLVNAFLNSAEFGRAVSPAARLALICSGTVPAFDDLMAWGARVRAGEPLAAIAVDVCSRPAFAARYGALSDGAFVDRAHSDATGAAPASAFRSTWVGRLGAGTATRADVMAALTALPAAVSAMRPTVDVTMTYAGLLRRAAEPEGLAFWVAKVTSGTSIQRLVSMFFASAEYQRRFS; from the coding sequence ATGCCCGACCTCGAGTACGAAGAGATCCAGGAGCTGCTGAGCCTCCCGGCCGACGCCATCCCCGGCCAGGTCGCCCGCCGCCGCTTCCTCCAGGGCGCCCTCGCCGCCGCCGCCGGCACGGCCCTGCTCCCGTCGTGGATGGACCGCATGGCCGCGGCGGCGACTCCCATCGCGGCCACCGACGGCGTCCTCGTCGTCCTCCAGCTGGGCGGCGGCAACGACGGCATGAGCATGGTCGTGCCGACCTCGGACCACCCCGACCACGGCCGCTACCGGACAGCCCGCGGGAACCTGGCCGTGACGGCACCGCTGACGCTGGGCGACGGCCTCGGGCTCAACCCCCGTCTGCCGAAGCTCAAGGCCCGCTACGACGCCGGCCAGGTCGCCGTCGTCCGCGGCGTGGGCCAGACGACGTCCGACTTCAGCCACTTCTCGTCGACCGCCACGTGGATGGCCGGCACCGCCGGATCGTCGCGGGCCACCGGCTGGCTCGGGCGCTGGCTCGACGGCGTCCCCGAGTCGGCGGGCGGCCTCCGGGCCCTGCAGGTCGGCCCCTCGGTCCCGCTCCACATGCGGGGCCGGACGTCGGTCGTCACCGCCATGGACACAGGCGGCAGCATCTACGGGGCCGACCAGCGCGAGGCATGGCAGAAGCCCGTCTACGACGCCATCGCCGCCATGGGGGCGGGCACGACCGGGCGGGGGCGGCTCGCGGACCTGGTGGCCGACGTCGGCGCCGACGCCATGGCCCTGGCCACCCGCCTGGCCCCGGTGTACTCCCCCACCCTGCCGTCGGGCCCCCTGCGCCCCGACCTGACGCTGGCCGCCCGGCTCATCAACGCCGACCTCGGCCTGCGCGTCCTGTCGTGCTCGCACGGGCCCTACGACCTCCACGACGGGATGGGCTGGGGCTACCCCAACCTGCTCGCCCAGCTCGACGACAGCATCGACGCCTTCTTCCAGGCCCTGGCCCCGGCCGTCCGCGACCAGGTGACGCTGATGACGTTCTCGGAGTTCGGACGCACCGTCCGGACCAACGGCTCGGGCGGGACCGACCACGGCACCGCCGCCCCCCAGCTGGTGATCGGGGGCAACGTCAAGGGCGGCCTGTACGGCGCCCAGCCCCGCCTCGACGACCTGACCCGCGGCGGCGACCTCAAGGTCCACGTCGACCTGCGCTCGTACTACGCGTCGGTCATCGACGGGTGGCTGGCCGGCGGGAGCAGCACCGTCCTGGGCGCCACCTACGAGGACCTCAGGCTGTTCCGGGCCACGCCCGGCGGCCCGTCCACGCCGCCGCCGACGACCCCGAACCCGTGGCGCCCCTTCCCGGACGCGGCGACCCTCGTCCGCCAGCAGTACCTCGACCTGCTCGGCCGGGTCGGCGAGGCCGACGGCGTCGCCTTCTGGACGGGCCAGCTCACGTCGGGGGCCCGCTCCATCCCGTGGCTTGTCAACGCCTTCCTGAACTCCGCCGAGTTCGGCCGGGCCGTGAGCCCCGCGGCCCGGCTGGCCCTGATCTGCTCCGGCACCGTGCCCGCCTTCGACGACCTCATGGCCTGGGGGGCGCGGGTCCGCGCCGGCGAGCCCCTGGCGGCGATCGCCGTCGACGTGTGCTCCCGACCCGCGTTCGCGGCCCGGTACGGGGCCTTGAGCGACGGGGCCTTCGTCGACCGGGCCCACAGCGACGCGACCGGGGCGGCGCCGGCCTCCGCCTTCCGGTCGACCTGGGTCGGGCGCCTCGGTGCCGGCACCGCCACCCGGGCCGACGTCATGGCCGCCCTCACCGCCCTCCCGGCCGCCGTCTCCGCCATGCGCCCGACCGTCGACGTCACCATGACCTACGCCGGCCTGCTCCGCCGGGCGGCCGAGCCCGAGGGCCTGGCCTTCTGGGTCGCCAAGGTCACCAGCGGCACCAGCATCCAGCGCCTCGTCTCGATGTTCTTCGCCAGCGCCGAGTACCAACGCCGGTTCTCGTAG
- a CDS encoding L,D-transpeptidase family protein, translating into MRHRTRPLVALWALAALATTAVACSGDDGDTTAAGGSAPTTEAVETATEGGVTTGAPTTEAPTTTEAPTTTTEAPTTTTTTAPPPPAEPELLQSGVEGPRTRALQEALVRLGFDPGEPDGQFGTKTTQAVWAFQALHGLAKDGVVSPQLEAQIVAAPPLAMLRPDLGPTHTEVDLDRQVLLVWGDGQLELVTHVSSGSGVAYCEEGSGPNAEPGQQYCGDAQTPLGDYRYQRRIAGERHAALGVLYSPVYFNGGIAVHGAPSVPNHPASHGCVRIPMHISTYFQGLVADGEPIAVFRGGSGPAAPVPPPGGPAAPPPAGAENGG; encoded by the coding sequence ATGCGTCACCGGACCCGCCCCCTGGTCGCCCTCTGGGCCCTTGCCGCCCTCGCCACCACGGCGGTGGCCTGCTCGGGCGACGACGGCGACACCACCGCCGCCGGCGGGTCGGCCCCGACCACCGAGGCGGTCGAGACCGCCACCGAGGGCGGGGTGACCACCGGGGCGCCCACGACCGAGGCCCCCACCACCACCGAGGCCCCGACCACCACCACCGAGGCGCCGACCACGACCACCACGACGGCTCCGCCGCCGCCGGCCGAGCCCGAGCTGCTCCAGTCCGGCGTCGAGGGGCCCCGCACCCGGGCGCTCCAGGAGGCCCTGGTGCGGCTCGGCTTCGACCCCGGTGAGCCGGACGGCCAGTTCGGGACCAAGACCACCCAGGCCGTGTGGGCCTTCCAGGCCCTGCACGGCCTGGCCAAGGACGGCGTCGTCAGCCCCCAGCTCGAGGCCCAGATCGTCGCCGCCCCGCCCCTCGCCATGCTCCGCCCCGACCTCGGGCCCACCCACACCGAGGTCGACCTCGACCGCCAGGTCCTCCTCGTGTGGGGCGACGGCCAGCTCGAGCTGGTGACCCACGTGTCGAGCGGCTCGGGCGTCGCCTACTGCGAGGAGGGCTCGGGCCCCAACGCCGAGCCCGGCCAGCAGTACTGCGGCGACGCCCAGACGCCGCTGGGGGACTACCGGTACCAGCGCCGCATCGCCGGCGAGCGCCACGCCGCCCTCGGCGTGCTCTACAGCCCGGTGTACTTCAACGGCGGCATCGCCGTGCACGGCGCCCCGTCGGTGCCGAACCACCCGGCCTCGCACGGCTGCGTGCGCATCCCGATGCACATCTCGACCTACTTCCAGGGGCTGGTCGCCGACGGCGAGCCCATCGCCGTGTTCCGGGGCGGCAGCGGCCCGGCGGCCCCGGTGCCGCCGCCCGGCGGTCCGGCCGCGCCACCGCCGGCCGGCGCCGAGAACGGGGGGTAG
- a CDS encoding SDR family NAD(P)-dependent oxidoreductase, translated as MSDTSPRPDPLAAFRLHGRTAVVTGASAGLGAHFARVLHAAGAHVVLAARRVERVEALAAELVDRATPIAVDVTSDDDLVALAELGASVGGGAVDVLVNNAGIGAPQPAETEPMEVFRTVVDVNLNALFRLSQLVAGPMIAAGRGSIVNVASMLGSVAAAPIKQASYCASKGAVVNLSRELGCQWARKGVRVNALAPGWFPSEMTDEMWTDDSSTTFVRQHCPLGRRGELHELDGALLFLASDASSYVTGSVLTVDGGWTAR; from the coding sequence ATGAGCGACACGTCCCCGCGCCCCGACCCCCTCGCCGCGTTCCGCCTCCACGGTCGGACCGCCGTCGTCACCGGGGCGTCGGCCGGGCTCGGCGCCCACTTCGCCCGGGTGCTCCACGCTGCCGGGGCCCACGTGGTGCTGGCCGCCCGGCGCGTCGAGCGGGTCGAGGCCCTGGCCGCCGAGCTGGTCGACCGGGCGACCCCCATCGCCGTCGACGTCACCTCCGACGACGACCTGGTCGCCCTGGCCGAGCTGGGTGCGTCGGTCGGCGGCGGGGCCGTCGACGTGCTGGTGAACAACGCCGGGATCGGTGCCCCCCAACCGGCCGAGACCGAGCCCATGGAGGTGTTCCGCACCGTCGTGGACGTCAACCTCAACGCCCTGTTCCGCCTGAGCCAGCTGGTCGCCGGGCCCATGATCGCGGCGGGGCGGGGGAGCATCGTCAACGTGGCGTCGATGCTGGGCTCGGTCGCCGCCGCCCCCATCAAGCAGGCGTCCTACTGCGCCTCAAAGGGGGCGGTGGTGAACCTGAGCCGGGAGCTGGGGTGCCAGTGGGCCCGGAAGGGTGTGCGGGTCAACGCCCTGGCGCCGGGGTGGTTCCCGAGCGAGATGACCGACGAGATGTGGACCGACGACTCGTCCACCACCTTCGTCCGCCAGCACTGCCCGCTGGGACGGCGGGGCGAGCTCCACGAGCTCGACGGCGCCCTCCTGTTCCTCGCCTCCGACGCCTCGAGCTACGTCACCGGCAGCGTCCTCACCGTCGACGGCGGCTGGACGGCCCGCTGA
- a CDS encoding carboxymuconolactone decarboxylase family protein → MMESDPEKRRAGLEKMAEVYGWEVSDGDGDFFGYTVEHLFGEVWQRDALSMRDRRLLLLGLLVGNADHDVVPIQLAAAFGNDELDADQLRELAVFLAHYAGWPAGARLFGQVEKVLADAAKAAARAAEAEGP, encoded by the coding sequence ATGATGGAGAGCGACCCCGAGAAGCGGCGCGCCGGCCTGGAGAAGATGGCCGAGGTCTACGGGTGGGAGGTGTCCGACGGCGACGGCGACTTCTTCGGCTACACCGTCGAGCACCTCTTCGGCGAGGTCTGGCAGCGCGACGCCCTGTCGATGCGGGACCGCCGCCTGCTGCTGCTCGGCCTGCTGGTGGGCAACGCGGACCACGACGTGGTGCCGATCCAGCTGGCGGCCGCCTTCGGCAACGACGAGCTCGACGCCGACCAGCTGCGCGAGCTGGCCGTGTTCCTGGCCCACTACGCCGGCTGGCCCGCCGGCGCCCGGCTGTTCGGCCAGGTCGAGAAGGTGCTCGCCGACGCGGCCAAGGCCGCCGCCCGCGCCGCCGAGGCGGAGGGCCCGTGA
- a CDS encoding enoyl-CoA hydratase/isomerase family protein, translating to MSDVVGVADAGAVRTLTLDRPEARNAFDVALYTGLAAELDRARADDAVHVVVLTGAGTVFSAGQDLAEMAALAAGTAPDGAEHGFRTLLAAVEAFDKPLLAAVNGAGVGIGFTLLLHCDLVWMGAAARLRVPFAEMGVPPEAASSVLLAARMGRQHAARVLLTADWVSAEDAVAHGLAVAVVADDELQERVAAVARRIAEHPLPGLRAICGLVRAGEAEAVTAARAREEAAFADLLATFTNPLT from the coding sequence GTGAGCGACGTCGTCGGCGTCGCCGACGCCGGTGCGGTCCGCACCCTGACGCTCGATCGCCCCGAGGCCCGCAACGCCTTCGACGTCGCCCTCTACACCGGCCTGGCCGCCGAGCTCGACCGGGCCCGGGCCGACGACGCCGTCCACGTGGTGGTCCTCACCGGGGCGGGCACGGTGTTCTCCGCCGGCCAGGACCTGGCCGAGATGGCCGCCCTCGCCGCCGGCACCGCCCCCGACGGCGCCGAGCACGGCTTCCGGACCCTGCTGGCCGCGGTCGAGGCCTTCGACAAGCCCCTGCTGGCCGCGGTCAACGGGGCGGGCGTGGGCATCGGCTTCACCCTCCTGCTCCACTGCGACCTGGTGTGGATGGGGGCCGCGGCCCGCCTCCGGGTGCCGTTCGCCGAGATGGGCGTCCCACCCGAGGCCGCCAGCAGCGTCCTCCTCGCCGCCCGCATGGGTCGCCAGCACGCCGCCCGGGTGCTCCTCACCGCCGACTGGGTGTCGGCCGAGGACGCCGTGGCCCACGGCCTGGCCGTCGCCGTCGTCGCCGACGACGAGCTCCAGGAGCGGGTCGCCGCCGTGGCCCGCCGCATCGCCGAGCACCCGCTGCCGGGCCTCAGGGCCATCTGCGGCCTGGTCCGGGCGGGGGAGGCCGAGGCCGTCACCGCCGCCCGGGCGCGGGAGGAGGCGGCCTTCGCCGACCTGCTCGCCACCTTCACCAACCCGTTGACCTAG
- a CDS encoding TetR/AcrR family transcriptional regulator, giving the protein MSSTTGVSPPGAGATGVTREPVRRHLSVRQADTVARLTDAAVEEVRGTGYEGLTVRNVAKRAGVAPATAYTYFASKDHLVAEVFWRRLQTQPPTPPDPTATAARRVTTAIGDIAGLVGDEPELAAACTTGMLAGDPDVERVREQIGVEVADRLRAAMGADLDEDRLDALQLALWGAMLSAGMGYFLHAELAQRMAGVTRIVLGD; this is encoded by the coding sequence ATGTCCAGCACGACGGGGGTCTCCCCACCGGGGGCCGGCGCGACCGGGGTCACGCGGGAGCCGGTGCGGCGGCACCTCAGCGTCCGCCAGGCCGACACCGTGGCCCGGCTCACCGACGCCGCCGTGGAGGAGGTCCGGGGCACCGGCTACGAGGGCCTCACGGTCCGCAACGTGGCCAAGCGGGCCGGTGTCGCCCCGGCCACGGCGTACACCTACTTCGCGTCCAAGGACCACCTGGTGGCCGAGGTCTTCTGGCGCCGCCTGCAGACCCAGCCCCCGACGCCACCCGACCCCACGGCGACGGCCGCCCGGCGGGTCACCACCGCCATCGGCGACATCGCCGGGCTGGTGGGCGACGAGCCCGAGCTGGCCGCGGCCTGCACCACCGGCATGCTGGCCGGCGACCCCGACGTCGAGCGCGTCCGCGAGCAGATCGGCGTCGAGGTGGCCGACCGCCTGCGCGCCGCCATGGGCGCCGACCTCGACGAGGACCGCCTCGACGCCCTCCAGCTCGCCCTCTGGGGGGCGATGCTCTCGGCTGGCATGGGCTACTTCCTTCACGCCGAGCTGGCGCAGCGGATGGCCGGCGTGACCCGCATCGTCCTCGGGGACTGA
- a CDS encoding cytochrome P450, protein MGATTQDPRTGSPVVYNPYSYEIHEDPYPTYARLRAEAPVYRNEEHGFWALSRHADVIEGFRDSASFSSAHGVSLDPAASGPHAHKTMSFLAMDPPRHGRMRGLVSRGFTPRRVLDLEPRIREIAAGYVAEGLERGGFDFIADLAGKLPMDVISELMGVPVADRAELRRLSDLLVHREDGVMDVPRAGMEAALVLAGYYADMIAARRASRTDDLTSALIDVDVDGERLTDDEIISFLFLMVVAGNETTTKLLGNAWYWAWRNPDERAKPFADAGRVPDWVEETLRYDTSSQMLARVTTGEVEVRGTTIPAGDRVLLLVGSANRDEDVFPDPDRYDLERDTSQIASFGFGRHFCLGASLARLEARVCLEELVARIADYEVDPAGIERVHSVNVRGLATLPTTVVPR, encoded by the coding sequence GTGGGCGCGACCACCCAGGACCCGCGCACCGGCTCGCCGGTCGTCTACAACCCGTACTCCTACGAGATCCACGAGGACCCGTACCCGACCTACGCCCGGCTGCGGGCCGAGGCCCCGGTGTACCGCAACGAGGAGCACGGGTTCTGGGCCCTGTCGCGCCACGCCGACGTCATCGAGGGGTTCCGGGACTCGGCCTCGTTCTCGTCGGCCCACGGCGTGTCGCTCGACCCGGCGGCGTCGGGCCCCCACGCCCACAAGACCATGTCGTTCCTGGCCATGGACCCGCCCCGCCACGGCCGCATGCGCGGACTGGTGTCGCGGGGGTTCACCCCCCGCCGGGTCCTCGACCTCGAGCCCCGCATCCGGGAGATCGCCGCCGGCTACGTCGCCGAGGGCCTCGAGCGGGGCGGCTTCGACTTCATCGCCGACCTGGCTGGGAAGCTCCCGATGGACGTCATCTCCGAGCTGATGGGCGTGCCCGTCGCCGACCGGGCCGAGCTGCGGCGCCTGTCCGACCTGCTCGTCCACCGCGAGGACGGGGTGATGGACGTGCCCCGGGCGGGCATGGAGGCGGCCCTCGTCCTGGCCGGCTACTACGCCGACATGATCGCCGCCCGCCGGGCGAGCCGGACCGATGACCTGACGTCGGCGCTGATCGACGTCGACGTCGACGGTGAGCGCCTCACCGACGACGAGATCATCAGCTTCCTGTTCCTCATGGTCGTCGCCGGCAACGAGACCACCACCAAGCTCCTGGGCAACGCCTGGTACTGGGCCTGGCGCAACCCCGACGAGCGGGCCAAGCCCTTCGCCGACGCCGGCCGCGTGCCGGACTGGGTCGAGGAGACGCTGCGCTACGACACGTCGAGCCAGATGCTCGCCCGCGTCACCACCGGCGAGGTCGAGGTGCGGGGGACGACGATCCCGGCCGGCGACCGGGTGCTGCTGCTGGTGGGCTCGGCCAACCGCGACGAGGACGTCTTCCCCGACCCCGACCGCTACGACCTCGAGCGCGACACCAGCCAGATCGCCAGCTTCGGCTTCGGCCGCCACTTCTGCCTGGGCGCGTCGCTGGCCCGGCTCGAGGCCCGCGTCTGCCTGGAGGAGCTGGTGGCCCGGATCGCCGACTACGAGGTCGACCCGGCCGGCATCGAGCGGGTCCACTCGGTGAACGTCCGGGGCCTGGCCACCCTGCCCACCACGGTGGTGCCCCGATGA